A window of Halomonas sp. GFAJ-1 contains these coding sequences:
- a CDS encoding NAD-dependent deacetylase yields the protein MTTSTAKAGEALADFIKRYSKLWVITGAGVSTDSGIPDYRDADGQWKRPPPVQHGDFMASLAVRQRYWARALVGFKAMREAQVSGAHRALAALEAMGHVELLVTQNVDRLHQRAGSKKVIDLHGRADVVACMACEYQMMRHAMHSEMARMNPYFAALDARHAPDGDADLETDFSSFKVLNCPRCQGILKPQVVYYGDVVPPARRLAAQAGLENANAVLAVGTSLMVYSGYRFCREAHARGMPVASLSLGVTRADALLTHQWRAPLTPVLEHAVACLTRG from the coding sequence ATGACAACTAGCACCGCGAAAGCGGGGGAAGCGTTGGCGGATTTTATCAAACGCTATTCTAAATTGTGGGTGATTACCGGGGCAGGGGTAAGTACTGACAGCGGCATTCCTGATTATCGGGATGCTGATGGGCAGTGGAAGCGGCCGCCGCCGGTGCAGCACGGCGATTTTATGGCATCACTCGCCGTGCGCCAGCGCTACTGGGCGCGCGCGCTGGTGGGCTTTAAAGCCATGCGCGAAGCCCAAGTGAGCGGGGCGCATCGTGCGTTGGCAGCGCTTGAGGCGATGGGACATGTGGAGCTACTGGTAACGCAAAATGTGGATCGTCTACACCAGCGAGCGGGCTCTAAAAAGGTAATCGACCTGCACGGTAGGGCAGACGTAGTGGCGTGTATGGCGTGTGAGTATCAAATGATGCGCCACGCCATGCACAGTGAAATGGCTAGGATGAATCCCTATTTTGCGGCGCTGGACGCCCGCCATGCCCCCGATGGCGATGCGGACTTAGAGACTGATTTCTCTAGCTTTAAGGTACTTAACTGCCCGCGCTGCCAGGGGATATTAAAGCCCCAGGTGGTCTATTATGGCGATGTGGTGCCCCCTGCTCGGCGGCTAGCTGCTCAGGCGGGGCTTGAAAATGCGAACGCGGTGCTCGCAGTGGGTACCTCGTTGATGGTTTATTCCGGCTACCGTTTCTGCCGCGAAGCCCACGCCAGGGGCATGCCGGTGGCCTCGCTCTCATTGGGCGTCACCCGGGCGGATGCACTGTTAACCCATCAGTGGCGGGCGCCGTTAACGCCTGTTTTAGAACATGCGGTGGCCTGCCTGACGCGAGGTTAA
- a CDS encoding monooxygenase encodes MQWDHEIIIVGGGMVGAALAARLGHAGMSVGLVERGSAPAPLSGDYDLRISSLNARSLAFVKASGTELPEERCCPFRHIDVSNQDGTGHSLFSAEESGMDDFGLFIENRTLQYALWQRLANLPSVTCYTECAPLSTMAATTGRMLELDNGKTLSARLIVGADGARSTLRELSGISISSYDYHQRAMIINVETELPQQDISWQVFTPTGPIAMLPLPGQRASLVWYDSDEATKAREQLSDEALQHAIETTFPKRLGKLTRIVAHASFPIKRQHAKRYIGKRLALIGDAAHVVHPLAGQGLNIGLHDADTLAEIIMQGRDPGDYLNLLRFECQRRAANQAMIAATDSFHHLFTGSRPLRQLGDLSLHLAERVPLAKRMMMQQANGLNPFKNI; translated from the coding sequence ATGCAGTGGGATCACGAGATTATTATTGTTGGCGGCGGTATGGTGGGCGCCGCCTTGGCGGCTCGGCTTGGCCATGCGGGTATGTCGGTTGGCTTAGTAGAACGTGGCAGCGCCCCAGCTCCGCTCAGTGGCGACTATGACCTGCGTATCTCTTCGCTTAATGCCCGCTCACTGGCGTTTGTGAAAGCGAGCGGTACCGAACTTCCTGAGGAGCGCTGCTGCCCGTTTCGCCATATTGATGTGTCCAACCAGGACGGCACCGGCCACTCGCTATTTTCCGCCGAAGAGAGCGGCATGGACGACTTCGGCCTCTTTATCGAAAACCGCACGCTGCAGTACGCGCTGTGGCAACGCCTGGCGAACCTTCCCAGCGTTACCTGTTACACCGAATGCGCACCGCTAAGCACCATGGCAGCCACTACTGGCCGCATGCTGGAGCTGGATAACGGTAAAACCCTAAGCGCCCGCTTGATTGTGGGTGCAGATGGCGCCCGCTCAACGCTTAGAGAGCTTTCGGGCATTAGCATCAGTAGCTACGACTACCATCAGCGGGCGATGATTATTAACGTTGAGACTGAGCTGCCCCAGCAGGATATCAGCTGGCAGGTGTTCACCCCCACTGGCCCCATCGCGATGCTACCCTTACCCGGCCAGCGCGCATCGCTCGTTTGGTACGACAGCGATGAAGCCACCAAAGCCCGCGAGCAGCTATCTGATGAGGCGCTTCAGCACGCCATTGAAACCACCTTCCCCAAACGTCTCGGTAAGCTCACCCGTATCGTTGCACATGCCAGCTTTCCGATTAAACGCCAACACGCCAAGCGCTATATCGGCAAGCGCTTAGCACTGATTGGCGACGCGGCCCATGTTGTGCACCCGCTGGCTGGCCAAGGGTTAAATATTGGCCTGCACGACGCCGACACACTGGCCGAAATTATCATGCAAGGCCGCGACCCCGGCGACTACCTCAACCTACTCCGCTTTGAATGTCAGCGCCGAGCGGCTAACCAAGCGATGATCGCCGCCACCGACAGCTTCCACCATTTATTTACGGGTTCCAGACCACTACGCCAGCTGGGCGACCTTAGCCTTCACCTTGCCGAACGCGTACCGCTCGCCAAACGCATGATGATGCAGCAGGCCAATGGGCTAAATCCGTTCAAAAACATCTAA
- a CDS encoding cation diffusion facilitator family transporter — protein MKIVMGSKRLFDLSDESGVLRTSIAVTLVIAGLGIGFGLISGSFSIMFDGIYAMVDASMSLLSLLVVNLITSFAASKGLSRKLRERFSVGFWHLEPMVLGVNGTLLIGVAIYALFNAISSLLEGGRELEFGWAIVYAVITLIACVVIATVEARANRRIGSDFVRLDVRGWVMSAGITAALLVAFSLGYIVQGTPWEWISPYIDPAVLAVVCLIIIPLPVSTVRRALADIFLVTPSALKQHVDQVAQAFVQKHGFTTYRAYIARVGRSREIELYFIVPSDAPARTIGEWDALRNEVSDLVGDEGPHRWLTVVFTGDLEWAD, from the coding sequence ATGAAAATAGTTATGGGCAGTAAACGTCTCTTTGATTTAAGCGACGAGAGTGGCGTTCTTAGAACCTCTATCGCGGTGACACTGGTGATTGCTGGCCTGGGAATTGGCTTTGGCCTGATATCGGGGTCGTTTTCGATTATGTTCGATGGCATCTATGCGATGGTGGATGCCAGCATGAGCCTGCTTTCGTTACTGGTAGTGAACCTTATTACCTCCTTCGCAGCCTCGAAAGGGCTTTCCCGCAAGCTTAGAGAGCGATTTTCAGTGGGCTTTTGGCATCTTGAGCCCATGGTGTTGGGGGTGAACGGTACGCTGCTGATTGGCGTTGCGATTTATGCATTGTTTAACGCTATCAGCAGCTTGCTGGAGGGCGGGCGCGAGCTTGAGTTTGGGTGGGCGATTGTCTACGCAGTGATTACGCTCATTGCATGTGTAGTGATCGCCACCGTTGAAGCCCGAGCCAACCGCCGGATAGGCTCAGATTTTGTGCGCCTTGATGTAAGAGGGTGGGTGATGTCCGCGGGCATTACTGCTGCGCTGCTGGTGGCGTTCTCCCTTGGCTATATCGTGCAGGGAACCCCATGGGAGTGGATATCACCCTATATCGACCCGGCGGTGCTTGCGGTTGTGTGCCTCATTATTATTCCGCTACCTGTCTCAACTGTCAGGCGAGCCTTGGCAGATATCTTCCTTGTCACTCCGTCAGCACTTAAGCAGCATGTCGACCAAGTGGCGCAAGCATTTGTCCAAAAACATGGCTTCACTACCTATCGTGCTTACATTGCGCGTGTGGGCCGATCCAGGGAGATTGAACTTTATTTTATTGTTCCCAGCGATGCACCGGCGCGGACCATTGGCGAGTGGGATGCTCTGCGTAACGAAGTGAGCGACTTGGTGGGCGATGAAGGGCCGCACCGCTGGCTAACGGTCGTGTTTACCGGGGACCTGGAATGGGCCGATTGA
- a CDS encoding MBL fold metallo-hydrolase, which translates to MNLLFLGTSAGVPTKTRSVSGVALRESKGKGWYLIDCGEGTQHQVLHTKLSFHSLKAILITHVHGDHCYGLPGILASATMGGRTAPLTIVAPAGIQTWLEATCAVTQLSLPFALEFICSDELPCVEFESMAVTTFVLSHRVPCYAYAFTERNVDAALDVDKLDQQGIPRGPLWGQLKQGMDVAFEGKQLRSQDYLLFKHAPRKVVIAGDNDQPELLAQACAGAQVLVHEATYTEEMAQKAGEVGHSYGKQVAAFAERVTLPNLVLTHFSPRYPLISHASPSIEDIRKEAHSAYSGTLYMAQDFGEYSLDKAGRFSELVGE; encoded by the coding sequence ATGAATCTACTCTTCCTAGGCACCTCCGCCGGTGTCCCGACTAAAACAAGAAGCGTCTCCGGCGTCGCTCTGCGAGAGAGCAAGGGGAAGGGCTGGTACCTGATCGATTGTGGTGAGGGCACCCAGCATCAGGTTTTGCATACGAAGCTGTCTTTCCATTCCTTGAAAGCCATCTTGATTACTCACGTACACGGCGACCACTGCTATGGGCTGCCGGGCATTCTGGCCAGTGCGACCATGGGTGGGCGCACAGCACCGCTGACTATTGTGGCCCCGGCGGGTATCCAAACTTGGCTGGAAGCGACATGTGCGGTCACCCAGCTCAGCTTGCCCTTTGCTCTGGAATTTATCTGCTCCGATGAACTGCCCTGCGTTGAGTTTGAGAGCATGGCGGTAACGACGTTTGTGCTTTCCCACCGCGTGCCGTGCTATGCCTATGCGTTCACCGAGCGCAATGTGGATGCTGCCCTGGACGTAGATAAATTAGATCAGCAAGGGATTCCCAGAGGGCCTTTGTGGGGGCAGTTGAAGCAAGGAATGGATGTAGCGTTTGAAGGCAAGCAACTGCGCAGCCAGGATTATTTGCTGTTCAAACACGCCCCTAGAAAAGTGGTGATTGCCGGAGACAACGACCAGCCCGAGCTGTTGGCGCAAGCGTGTGCTGGAGCGCAGGTGTTGGTTCACGAGGCCACCTACACCGAAGAAATGGCCCAGAAGGCCGGTGAGGTAGGGCATAGCTACGGCAAGCAGGTGGCGGCATTTGCCGAGCGGGTCACGCTGCCCAACTTGGTGCTCACCCACTTTAGCCCCCGTTATCCGCTTATCTCTCATGCCTCTCCCTCCATTGAGGATATCCGTAAAGAGGCGCACAGCGCTTATTCAGGCACGCTCTACATGGCGCAGGATTTTGGCGAATACAGCTTGGATAAGGCGGGCCGCTTTTCTGAACTCGTGGGCGAGTAG
- a CDS encoding transcriptional regulator FtrA, which translates to MPKSDHARKLANPLVVAIAYDGLCTFELGVAVEVFGLPRPEMGENWYQFKIAGIDPGEMRAIGGMRVVVDAGIEIIDQAGTIIIPGWRGATEPVPATLIKTICKAHANGARVLSICSGVFVLAEAGLLKGRRGTTHWRYTDTLSQRYPEIAVEPDVLYIDEGDVMTSAGSAAGIDLCLHLVRRDHGMQAANMVARRLVVPPHRDGGQAQFIERAVPSLYESSRIGPLLDHIREEIDGNYTVASMASIVGMSSRTFLRRFEAATGTTPAKWLLIERLEKARCFLESSTMTIEQIATASGFGSTANLRHHFRQQLLTTPTAYREMFQRALDQ; encoded by the coding sequence ATGCCAAAATCAGATCATGCACGAAAGCTTGCCAACCCTCTTGTCGTCGCCATCGCCTACGACGGTCTATGTACGTTTGAGCTTGGTGTGGCAGTAGAAGTATTCGGCTTGCCACGGCCTGAGATGGGGGAAAACTGGTACCAATTTAAAATAGCTGGTATTGACCCAGGCGAGATGCGAGCAATAGGTGGAATGCGTGTTGTCGTCGATGCTGGAATAGAAATCATCGATCAGGCTGGCACTATTATTATACCCGGCTGGCGTGGTGCTACGGAGCCTGTTCCAGCGACTCTAATCAAGACGATATGCAAGGCACATGCTAATGGTGCTCGTGTGCTATCGATATGCTCGGGAGTCTTTGTCCTGGCCGAAGCGGGATTGCTCAAAGGTCGGCGAGGCACGACGCACTGGCGCTACACAGATACTTTAAGTCAGCGTTACCCTGAGATTGCGGTCGAGCCTGATGTTCTTTATATCGATGAAGGCGATGTAATGACGTCGGCTGGTAGTGCCGCTGGTATTGATCTCTGCCTACATTTAGTGCGTCGTGATCATGGTATGCAGGCAGCCAATATGGTCGCTAGGCGTTTGGTCGTCCCTCCGCACAGAGATGGCGGACAGGCTCAGTTCATTGAGCGCGCAGTACCTTCTTTATATGAAAGTTCTCGGATTGGGCCACTCCTTGACCATATACGAGAGGAGATTGATGGCAATTACACTGTAGCAAGTATGGCTAGCATTGTCGGAATGAGTTCTCGAACCTTTCTACGGCGCTTCGAGGCTGCGACAGGCACGACTCCAGCGAAATGGCTTCTTATAGAGCGCCTGGAAAAGGCTCGATGTTTTCTTGAAAGTTCCACGATGACTATCGAGCAGATAGCCACAGCTTCTGGGTTTGGGTCGACTGCGAATTTGCGGCATCACTTTCGTCAGCAACTATTAACGACCCCGACAGCCTATAGAGAAATGTTTCAGAGGGCGTTAGATCAGTGA
- a CDS encoding transposase produces MSYPRYTEEFKIEAVKQVVERGHRVAEVAERLGVSGHSLYIWIKRYDKPVEQRQEDDDLQAENRRLKAELKRVSEERDILKKATAYFARESD; encoded by the coding sequence ATGAGCTATCCCCGCTACACTGAAGAATTCAAAATCGAAGCCGTCAAGCAGGTGGTAGAGCGCGGCCATCGCGTGGCCGAGGTCGCTGAGCGGCTAGGCGTGTCAGGTCACAGCCTGTACATCTGGATCAAGCGCTACGATAAGCCGGTAGAACAACGGCAAGAAGATGATGATCTCCAAGCTGAAAACCGTCGTTTGAAGGCCGAGCTCAAACGCGTATCAGAAGAGCGAGACATATTAAAAAAGGCCACCGCGTACTTCGCCAGGGAGTCCGACTGA
- a CDS encoding transposase gives MMAVHPSGYYAWCKKALSNRAREDERLLGLIKHSWLESGGVYGYRKVYQDLREAGEACGKHRVARLMSREGLRSQTGYRRRPGGYGGGKPAVVSPNHLDRQFEVTAPNVTWVTDITYIRTYEGWLYLAVVIDLFSRQVVGWSMKSRMTTELVLDALLSAVWRRKPQGTVMVHSDQGSQFSSGDWQSFLKANHLVGSMSRRGNCHDNAVAESFFQLLKRERIKRQIYSTREAARCDVFNYIEMFYNPKRRHGTSDNLSPVEYERRYFKSLTGV, from the coding sequence ATGATGGCAGTGCACCCCAGCGGTTACTACGCATGGTGTAAAAAAGCGCTCTCTAATCGAGCGCGAGAAGATGAGCGCTTGCTGGGATTGATCAAGCACTCCTGGCTTGAAAGCGGCGGTGTATATGGCTATCGCAAGGTCTACCAGGACTTGCGTGAAGCTGGCGAAGCTTGCGGGAAGCACCGTGTGGCGCGTCTTATGAGTAGGGAAGGTTTACGTTCTCAGACAGGCTATCGACGACGCCCTGGCGGCTATGGCGGTGGAAAACCGGCTGTTGTATCCCCTAACCATTTAGACCGTCAGTTTGAAGTAACAGCGCCAAATGTTACTTGGGTGACGGACATCACGTACATCCGCACTTATGAAGGCTGGCTTTACTTAGCGGTAGTTATCGACCTGTTTTCTCGTCAAGTGGTTGGCTGGTCGATGAAGTCTCGCATGACTACGGAGTTGGTACTGGATGCTTTGTTATCAGCAGTCTGGCGACGCAAGCCACAAGGAACGGTGATGGTGCATTCGGATCAAGGAAGCCAGTTTAGCAGTGGAGACTGGCAAAGCTTTCTGAAAGCGAATCACTTGGTAGGCAGCATGAGCCGACGTGGTAACTGTCATGACAACGCCGTTGCTGAAAGCTTCTTTCAACTTCTAAAGCGAGAGCGAATCAAGCGACAGATTTATTCAACACGCGAAGCAGCTAGATGTGACGTGTTCAATTATATTGAAATGTTTTACAACCCAAAGCGCCGACACGGCACAAGTGATAACTTGTCACCGGTTGAGTATGAAAGGCGTTACTTTAAGAGCCTAACGGGTGTCTAG
- a CDS encoding nucleotidyltransferase produces MTDIFDLYRDPKKHDELKAILNLGAQEHPAGLAQNFLEKDIWVAEVLRLLYDENLLGAHSTAFKGGTALSKCWSAIERFSEDIDLSIHWSDLAGEPDEIAAWDQSTQSNSQKKKFRERQTKLLTEWSTDLVDRLNEKLAHYEIAGLRAELELSSKGEKVNVHFPRLSSYDSNYQLDYILLEFGGRNRGRPTISHKIKCYLAELEELQVIAFPQATVEAYHPGYVLWEKLTALHQFSTQEKDPDPHRLARHWYDVDCLLQQDDFIAHIDATEAMVDVVAMKSQRWPQRGVNFEEVRKGQLVLIPEDDRLKQIAADHNAAIEGRMFFGVPDDFETIVSRLKEAQDRINAGINSDSPGK; encoded by the coding sequence TTGACGGACATTTTCGATCTTTATCGCGATCCAAAAAAGCATGACGAGCTGAAAGCCATCTTAAACCTTGGCGCCCAAGAGCATCCCGCTGGTCTTGCCCAGAATTTCCTTGAGAAGGATATCTGGGTAGCGGAGGTTCTTCGTTTACTCTATGACGAAAACTTGCTTGGCGCCCACTCAACCGCCTTCAAGGGTGGCACCGCCCTGAGCAAGTGCTGGAGTGCCATAGAACGCTTCTCGGAAGACATTGACCTCTCCATTCACTGGAGTGATCTCGCTGGCGAACCTGATGAGATCGCAGCTTGGGATCAATCTACCCAAAGCAATAGTCAGAAGAAAAAGTTCCGCGAGCGGCAGACAAAACTACTTACAGAGTGGTCTACCGATCTTGTTGATCGCCTCAACGAAAAACTGGCTCACTATGAGATTGCTGGGCTACGAGCGGAGCTTGAGCTGAGCTCGAAAGGGGAAAAAGTCAACGTCCATTTTCCAAGACTGAGCAGCTACGACAGTAATTACCAACTCGACTACATCTTGCTGGAATTCGGTGGCCGAAACCGGGGCCGACCAACGATAAGCCATAAGATCAAATGCTATCTTGCAGAATTAGAAGAACTGCAAGTCATCGCTTTTCCTCAAGCAACGGTTGAAGCATATCACCCTGGCTATGTTCTTTGGGAAAAGCTGACCGCACTGCATCAATTTTCGACTCAGGAAAAAGACCCAGACCCACATCGCCTGGCTAGGCATTGGTACGACGTGGACTGCCTCCTTCAACAAGATGATTTTATTGCTCACATTGATGCCACGGAAGCGATGGTCGACGTGGTGGCTATGAAGAGCCAGCGATGGCCCCAGAGGGGTGTGAATTTCGAGGAAGTGCGGAAGGGGCAACTTGTTCTTATACCAGAAGATGACCGACTCAAGCAGATTGCAGCAGATCACAACGCTGCAATTGAAGGAAGGATGTTTTTTGGCGTCCCGGACGATTTCGAGACCATCGTTTCAAGGCTTAAGGAAGCACAGGATAGGATAAATGCCGGTATTAACAGCGACTCTCCAGGCAAGTAA